Proteins from one Maledivibacter sp. genomic window:
- a CDS encoding uracil-DNA glycosylase codes for MYTLDELRAITYSCRKCRLCESRTNVVFGQGDPNADIMFIGEGPGREEDLSGEAFIGAAGKLLTKAIEAIGFKRQEVYIANIVKCRPPNNRNPKDDEMQACIQYLRWQVKLIQPKIIVCLGSIASKNIIDKNLRITKERGQWIEKKGCMILPTFHPAALLRDEGKKRPFWEDFKKIKEMYGELKKNE; via the coding sequence ATGTATACTTTAGATGAACTTAGGGCAATTACTTATAGTTGCAGGAAATGTAGGTTATGTGAAAGCCGAACTAACGTAGTTTTTGGACAAGGTGATCCCAATGCAGATATCATGTTTATAGGAGAGGGCCCAGGTAGAGAAGAGGACTTAAGCGGTGAGGCCTTTATAGGAGCGGCGGGTAAGCTGCTCACAAAGGCAATAGAAGCTATTGGATTTAAAAGACAAGAAGTTTACATAGCAAATATAGTAAAATGTCGTCCACCTAACAATAGGAATCCTAAGGATGATGAGATGCAGGCGTGTATTCAATATCTCAGATGGCAGGTAAAGCTCATACAGCCTAAGATAATTGTATGTTTAGGGTCTATAGCTTCGAAGAATATAATAGACAAGAATCTAAGGATTACAAAGGAAAGAGGACAATGGATAGAAAAGAAGGGTTGTATGATACTTCCCACCTTCCATCCAGCGGCTTTGCTTAGGGACGAAGGTAAAAAAAGACCTTTTTGGGAAGATTTTAAGAAGATCAAGGAAATGTATGGGGAACTAAAGAAGAATGAATAA
- the nuoE gene encoding NADH-quinone oxidoreductase subunit NuoE, with protein MTTPKEISVPEKTDNLPKEKFDELDRYIAGLKTTKGALVQILHRAQHIFGYLPREVQLFIARKLGIPGAEVFGVVSFYSYFTTKPVGQHIISVCMGTACFVRGADRITESLKEKLGIGSNETTEDGLFTLKDVRCIGACGLAPVVMVDEKVYGRVKEEDIDEILNQYRG; from the coding sequence ATGACAACACCTAAAGAAATAAGTGTGCCTGAAAAAACAGATAATTTACCAAAGGAAAAATTTGATGAATTAGATAGGTATATTGCTGGCCTTAAGACTACAAAGGGAGCATTAGTACAGATACTTCATAGGGCTCAGCATATTTTTGGATATTTACCAAGGGAAGTACAGCTTTTTATAGCAAGAAAGCTTGGAATACCAGGGGCTGAGGTTTTCGGAGTAGTAAGTTTTTACTCTTATTTCACCACGAAGCCCGTGGGACAACATATTATTAGCGTATGCATGGGCACGGCATGTTTTGTAAGAGGAGCCGATAGAATTACGGAGAGTTTAAAGGAAAAGTTAGGAATTGGTTCCAATGAGACCACAGAGGATGGACTATTTACTTTAAAGGATGTTAGGTGTATAGGAGCCTGTGGATTGGCACCGGTAGTTATGGTAGATGAAAAGGTATATGGACGAGTAAAGGAAGAAGACATCGATGAAATATTAAATCAATATCGTGGATAA
- a CDS encoding (2Fe-2S) ferredoxin domain-containing protein, which yields MEVKSLEDLKKIREESLNKVKLRDKGEGDQIEILVGMATCGIASGARETLNAIVDEISKEDIDNVKVVQVGCVGYCHSEPCVQVNIPGEKPVLYGKIDENKGREIVKKHIKEGKPLKDFILDVTFERA from the coding sequence ATGGAAGTTAAATCCCTTGAGGATCTAAAGAAAATTCGTGAGGAATCCTTAAACAAAGTTAAATTAAGGGATAAGGGTGAAGGAGATCAGATTGAGATATTAGTAGGCATGGCAACCTGTGGTATTGCATCCGGTGCAAGGGAAACCTTAAATGCAATAGTGGACGAGATATCTAAAGAGGATATTGATAATGTAAAGGTCGTACAAGTAGGCTGTGTGGGCTACTGTCATTCAGAACCATGTGTTCAGGTCAATATTCCAGGAGAAAAACCTGTTCTATATGGAAAAATAGATGAAAACAAAGGAAGAGAAATAGTTAAAAAGCATATAAAGGAAGGAAAGCCACTAAAGGATTTCATATTAGATGTTACCTTTGAACGAGCATAA
- the nuoF gene encoding NADH-quinone oxidoreductase subunit NuoF, whose amino-acid sequence MGSNFRTNIMVCGGTGCVASESEKVIKNLNLILKARGYEKEAKVIKTGCFGFCEQGPIVKIEPDNVFYVRVTPKDAKDIIDEHIVKGRRVERLLYKEPEKGEIIETHEKMPFYKKQLRIALRNCGLINPEDIYEYIALDGYESLGKVVSTMTQDEIIDIVKRSGLRGRGGGGFPTGLKWEFTKKAQGDTKYIICNADEGDPGAFMDRSILEGDPHSVLESMAIAGYAVGAQHGLIYIRAEYPLAIERLNIAIDQARNLGLLGENIFNSNFSFDIELKFGAGAFVCGEETALINSAEGRRGEPRYKPPYPANSGLWGKPTCVNNVETFANIPPIVMKGPEWFSSIGSEKSKGTKVFALAGKINNVGLIEVPMGTTLREIVFDIGGGIQDGRKFKAVQTGGPSGGVITEKDLDTPIDYDSLNAIGSMMGSGGLIVMDDTTCMVDVAKFYLEFTQDESCGRCTPCRVGTKRIYEILTRITEGKGKTEDLDILKQLSYMIKDSSLCGLGQTAPNPVLSTMKHFWDEYIAHVEDKVCPTGRCKGLAKYKIDPKKCVGCTACARVCPVDCISGEPKKTYVIDESICIKCGACFKACKFSAVIKPK is encoded by the coding sequence ATGGGCAGTAATTTTCGCACAAACATAATGGTTTGTGGAGGTACAGGCTGTGTAGCAAGTGAGAGTGAAAAAGTAATCAAGAATCTCAACCTTATTCTTAAGGCCCGTGGATATGAAAAAGAAGCTAAGGTAATAAAAACAGGATGTTTTGGATTTTGCGAGCAAGGCCCCATTGTTAAGATAGAGCCTGATAATGTTTTTTATGTTAGGGTTACTCCAAAGGATGCTAAGGATATCATAGATGAACACATAGTAAAGGGTAGGAGAGTTGAAAGACTTCTATATAAAGAACCTGAAAAGGGTGAAATAATTGAAACCCATGAAAAAATGCCCTTTTATAAAAAACAACTAAGAATTGCCCTCAGAAATTGTGGACTTATAAATCCAGAGGATATATATGAGTATATTGCACTAGATGGTTATGAATCCCTTGGAAAAGTAGTCAGCACCATGACCCAGGATGAGATTATTGACATTGTAAAAAGATCAGGGCTCAGAGGTCGCGGCGGAGGAGGCTTTCCCACTGGCTTGAAATGGGAGTTCACAAAAAAGGCTCAGGGTGATACTAAATATATTATATGCAATGCAGATGAAGGTGACCCGGGAGCATTCATGGATAGGAGCATATTAGAGGGTGATCCCCATAGTGTTCTTGAGTCAATGGCTATAGCAGGATATGCAGTAGGTGCCCAGCATGGGCTTATATATATTAGGGCGGAATATCCCCTTGCCATAGAAAGACTTAATATAGCCATAGATCAAGCTCGAAATCTAGGTCTTTTAGGTGAAAATATTTTTAATTCCAATTTCAGCTTTGATATTGAATTGAAATTTGGAGCTGGAGCCTTCGTATGCGGAGAAGAAACGGCTCTGATAAATTCAGCTGAGGGTAGACGTGGGGAACCGAGATATAAACCTCCATATCCAGCAAATAGTGGACTCTGGGGTAAGCCTACCTGCGTAAACAATGTTGAAACCTTTGCAAATATTCCCCCCATTGTGATGAAGGGACCAGAATGGTTTTCCTCCATAGGCTCCGAAAAAAGTAAAGGAACAAAGGTTTTTGCCCTTGCAGGAAAGATCAATAATGTAGGTTTAATTGAAGTGCCAATGGGAACAACCCTTAGAGAAATAGTATTTGACATTGGAGGGGGAATCCAAGATGGTCGGAAATTTAAGGCTGTCCAAACGGGAGGCCCTTCTGGGGGAGTAATTACTGAAAAAGACCTTGATACTCCAATAGATTATGATAGCTTAAATGCTATTGGTTCTATGATGGGGTCCGGCGGTTTGATCGTAATGGATGATACTACTTGTATGGTGGATGTTGCTAAGTTTTACCTTGAGTTCACCCAGGATGAGTCCTGCGGTAGATGTACGCCATGTCGTGTTGGCACAAAGAGAATATATGAAATTTTAACAAGAATAACAGAGGGTAAAGGAAAAACCGAGGATTTGGATATACTTAAGCAATTATCCTATATGATAAAGGATAGCTCATTGTGCGGACTTGGACAAACTGCACCAAATCCTGTTTTAAGTACAATGAAACATTTTTGGGATGAATACATAGCCCATGTGGAGGACAAGGTGTGTCCTACTGGAAGATGCAAGGGGCTCGCAAAATATAAGATAGATCCAAAAAAATGTGTGGGATGTACGGCATGTGCCAGGGTATGCCCTGTGGATTGTATATCCGGCGAGCCTAAAAAGACCTATGTAATTGATGAAAGCATATGTATAAAATGCGGAGCATGCTTTAAAGCATGTAAATTTAGCGCAGTAATAAAACCTAAATAA
- a CDS encoding NADH-dependent [FeFe] hydrogenase, group A6: MTENKDMVTITINDQKLTVPKDITILEASNKAGIRIPTLCHLDLHDLKAVNQTASCRVCMVEAPGRDTLVPACVTKVHEGMEIRTDSLRAIKARRMAVELLLSNHPNECFTCPKNMECELQSLAHELGVRDIKWAGEKMKFPKDVSSGAIVKDANKCIMCRRCETMCNEVQTCGILSAISRGFNAFVGPAFNIPMVESSCTYCGQCVAVCPTAALTEVNHTDKVWEALNDPDKYVVVQTAPAIRVAIGELFGMEPGTIVTGKLATALRRMGFDAVFDTDFAADLTIMEEASELIHRLEHGGTLPMLTSCCPAWVKFIEHQFPELLDIPSTCKSPHIMMGTVVKTYYAEKMGIDPEKLVVVSVMPCIAKKAEAKRPELTKDENDNVDIVVTTREFGYMLKEAGIDFVNLPDSDFDNPLGESTGASVIFGTTGGVIEAAIRTAYDWMTGEDLEKVDFTQLRGMEGIREATVKINDMDIKIGIAHGLGNARRLLEDIRDGKSHYHAIEIMACPGGCIGGGGQPYHHGNDEIVKKRQQAIYKEDKSKKLRKSHENPEIIKLYEEYLGKPYGHKAHELLHTHYEARERI; this comes from the coding sequence ATGACTGAAAATAAGGATATGGTCACAATCACAATTAATGACCAGAAGCTCACAGTGCCAAAGGACATAACCATATTAGAAGCTTCAAATAAAGCGGGTATAAGGATACCAACACTATGTCATTTAGACTTACATGATTTAAAGGCAGTAAATCAGACGGCTTCATGTAGGGTCTGTATGGTCGAAGCACCGGGACGAGATACATTAGTTCCTGCATGTGTCACAAAGGTTCACGAGGGTATGGAAATCCGTACGGATTCCTTAAGGGCAATAAAAGCCCGTAGAATGGCAGTAGAACTACTATTATCAAATCATCCAAACGAATGTTTTACATGTCCTAAAAACATGGAATGTGAGCTTCAATCCTTAGCCCATGAGCTTGGGGTGAGGGATATAAAATGGGCTGGGGAGAAAATGAAATTTCCAAAGGATGTCTCAAGTGGTGCCATAGTAAAGGATGCAAATAAGTGTATAATGTGTAGGAGATGTGAGACCATGTGTAACGAGGTCCAAACCTGTGGGATACTTTCTGCTATCAGTAGGGGTTTTAATGCCTTTGTAGGGCCGGCATTCAATATACCCATGGTAGAGTCCTCTTGTACCTATTGTGGGCAATGTGTGGCTGTTTGCCCAACGGCGGCCTTAACTGAGGTTAACCATACGGATAAAGTATGGGAAGCTTTAAATGATCCAGATAAATATGTGGTTGTACAAACTGCACCGGCCATTAGAGTTGCCATTGGGGAGCTTTTTGGAATGGAGCCAGGCACCATAGTAACTGGAAAGCTGGCTACAGCTCTAAGACGTATGGGCTTCGACGCAGTTTTTGATACTGACTTTGCAGCGGATTTAACCATTATGGAGGAAGCATCGGAGCTTATACACCGCTTAGAACATGGGGGAACACTGCCCATGCTCACCAGCTGTTGTCCAGCGTGGGTAAAATTTATTGAGCATCAATTTCCAGAATTATTAGATATACCATCAACATGTAAGTCACCTCATATAATGATGGGGACTGTGGTTAAGACCTATTATGCAGAAAAAATGGGGATTGATCCAGAGAAATTAGTGGTAGTTTCAGTCATGCCTTGTATTGCTAAAAAAGCTGAAGCAAAGCGTCCTGAGCTTACTAAAGATGAAAATGATAATGTAGATATAGTAGTTACTACCCGTGAATTTGGATATATGCTAAAGGAAGCCGGAATAGACTTTGTAAATCTACCCGATAGTGACTTCGATAATCCCCTTGGGGAAAGCACTGGAGCATCTGTGATCTTTGGTACCACCGGTGGAGTTATAGAGGCTGCTATTCGTACTGCATATGACTGGATGACGGGAGAAGACCTTGAAAAGGTTGATTTTACACAGTTAAGAGGTATGGAAGGTATCAGAGAGGCCACGGTCAAAATAAATGATATGGATATCAAGATAGGTATAGCCCACGGTTTAGGAAATGCCCGTAGGCTTCTTGAAGATATAAGAGATGGGAAGTCCCACTATCATGCAATAGAGATCATGGCATGCCCCGGGGGATGTATAGGTGGTGGTGGACAGCCCTATCATCATGGGAATGATGAGATCGTTAAGAAACGTCAACAAGCAATATATAAAGAAGATAAGAGTAAGAAACTAAGAAAATCCCATGAAAATCCTGAGATAATAAAGCTATATGAAGAATATCTAGGTAAGCCCTATGGACATAAAGCCCACGAGCTTTTACATACCCATTATGAGGCAAGGGAGAGGATTTAA
- a CDS encoding MetQ/NlpA family ABC transporter substrate-binding protein yields the protein MKKNILFIGLLILCIALAGCAGNATKSTGASDSEKVVLKVGATPVPHSEILNIIKPQLEEKGIELQIIEFTDYVTPNLSLDSKEIDANFFQHAPYMESFAGEHNIELFNAAKIHVEPLGLYSKKIKSSDELKDGATISIPNDPTNEGRALILLESKGYIKLKEDAGLEATDKDIVENPKNLVFMPIEAAQLPRTLDDVDASIINTNYALEAGLNPSDDALLMEGSDSPYSNILTIRPEDKDNENIKTLIEALQSEKVKKFIEEQYKGAIVPTF from the coding sequence ATGAAAAAAAATATATTATTTATCGGTTTATTGATTTTATGTATTGCTTTAGCAGGGTGTGCAGGCAATGCTACCAAAAGCACAGGGGCATCAGACTCAGAAAAAGTAGTATTAAAGGTTGGTGCTACACCTGTACCCCATTCTGAAATTCTAAATATTATAAAGCCTCAGCTTGAAGAGAAGGGAATCGAGCTTCAAATAATAGAGTTTACTGATTATGTAACACCAAATCTTTCTTTAGATTCAAAGGAAATAGATGCAAACTTCTTTCAACATGCACCTTATATGGAGTCCTTTGCTGGAGAACACAATATAGAGCTGTTTAATGCAGCAAAAATTCATGTAGAACCTTTAGGTTTATATTCAAAAAAAATCAAATCGTCGGATGAACTAAAGGATGGAGCAACTATTTCTATTCCTAATGATCCAACTAATGAAGGTAGAGCCTTGATCCTTTTAGAATCTAAGGGCTATATCAAGCTTAAAGAGGATGCGGGTCTTGAAGCTACAGATAAGGATATAGTAGAAAACCCTAAAAATTTAGTATTTATGCCTATTGAAGCTGCCCAGCTACCAAGAACACTGGATGATGTTGATGCTTCCATTATAAATACTAACTACGCCCTTGAAGCCGGTTTAAATCCTTCAGATGATGCATTACTAATGGAAGGTAGTGATTCTCCTTATTCAAATATCCTTACTATTAGACCAGAAGATAAGGATAATGAAAACATAAAAACATTGATAGAAGCTTTACAATCTGAAAAGGTTAAGAAGTTTATTGAGGAGCAATATAAAGGAGCTATAGTTCCTACGTTTTAG
- a CDS encoding ABC transporter permease, with protein MNNLFELLIPSLLETLYMVGISAILTILLGLPLGIILVVTEKNHILPFPKLNKVLSTIVNIIRSFPAIILIILIIPFTRLIVGTSIGTTAAIVPLVVAATPFFARVVETSLKEVDSGIIEASISMGATPLQIITKVLLPEAMSSLVLGITITLINILGFSAITGIVGGGGLGDLAIRYGYHRFKTNVLIASVIVLIVIVQLVQISGNSLARILNKK; from the coding sequence GTGAATAACTTATTTGAACTACTTATACCATCACTGTTAGAAACTCTATATATGGTAGGAATATCGGCAATCCTAACCATACTACTTGGTCTTCCCCTTGGAATAATCCTTGTGGTCACTGAAAAGAATCATATATTGCCCTTCCCTAAGTTGAACAAAGTGCTTTCAACAATAGTTAATATCATAAGGTCATTCCCTGCAATAATCCTTATAATATTAATTATTCCATTTACTAGATTGATAGTGGGGACATCTATTGGAACTACAGCCGCTATCGTACCATTGGTGGTAGCAGCTACTCCATTTTTCGCCAGAGTAGTTGAAACATCCCTTAAGGAAGTAGATTCGGGCATTATTGAGGCGTCGATTTCAATGGGGGCAACCCCCCTTCAAATCATCACTAAGGTTTTATTACCCGAGGCAATGTCATCCCTTGTCCTCGGCATAACTATAACACTCATAAATATTTTGGGCTTTTCCGCAATAACAGGAATAGTTGGAGGAGGTGGTCTAGGAGACCTAGCCATTAGATATGGCTATCATCGTTTTAAAACGAATGTCTTAATTGCTTCAGTAATTGTACTGATTGTGATTGTTCAGTTAGTTCAAATTTCTGGAAATAGCTTAGCAAGAATACTAAATAAAAAATAG
- a CDS encoding ATP-binding cassette domain-containing protein, which produces MIKLKNLTKIYKKSNQEVTALKGISLEVHRGSIHGIIGLSGAGKSSLIRCINRLEEPSSGEVWVDGVNLMSLDNKGLRDARKGMGMIFQGFNLLSSKTVFDNIAFPLRLSKVPEAEIKKRVLDLLELVELSDKAGSYPSQLSGGQKQRVGIARALANEPKVLLCDEATSALDPKTTKQILTLLKSINDSLGITIIVVTHEMDVIKEICDYVTILEGGKVIEEGNTIDIFSKPRNQVTKHFVESTSYIPKEFLKDIVLSLSFVGGSANEPIISKLMKEFDIEVNILSGRIEYIQNKPLGKLTVGIDNLSLDLENIISYLETHNVKAEVLKSE; this is translated from the coding sequence GTGATCAAGCTTAAAAATTTGACTAAGATATATAAGAAAAGTAATCAAGAAGTAACTGCCTTAAAGGGCATTAGTCTAGAAGTTCATAGGGGCTCCATTCATGGAATAATCGGCTTAAGCGGTGCAGGTAAATCATCCTTGATTAGATGTATAAATAGGCTTGAAGAACCTAGCTCAGGTGAAGTATGGGTTGATGGCGTAAATCTAATGTCCCTGGATAATAAGGGACTAAGAGACGCACGCAAGGGAATGGGTATGATCTTCCAAGGCTTCAATCTTTTATCAAGCAAAACTGTTTTCGATAATATTGCCTTTCCATTAAGGCTATCAAAGGTTCCAGAAGCCGAAATAAAGAAAAGAGTTTTAGATTTGCTTGAGTTGGTAGAGCTTTCTGATAAAGCAGGTTCTTACCCTTCACAACTCAGCGGTGGTCAAAAACAAAGGGTAGGTATAGCTAGAGCCCTTGCCAATGAACCTAAGGTTCTTTTATGTGATGAAGCTACCTCTGCCCTGGATCCTAAAACTACAAAACAAATTTTAACTCTACTTAAAAGTATAAATGATTCATTGGGCATCACTATTATTGTAGTCACCCATGAAATGGATGTGATTAAAGAAATATGTGATTATGTAACAATACTAGAGGGTGGAAAAGTTATAGAAGAAGGCAATACAATAGATATTTTTTCAAAGCCCAGAAACCAGGTGACAAAGCATTTTGTAGAAAGCACAAGCTATATACCAAAGGAATTCCTAAAGGATATAGTTCTAAGCCTGTCCTTCGTGGGGGGAAGTGCAAATGAACCTATTATATCAAAGTTAATGAAGGAATTTGATATAGAGGTAAATATTTTATCGGGACGAATTGAATATATTCAAAATAAACCTTTAGGTAAGTTAACCGTAGGAATTGATAATCTATCATTGGATTTGGAAAATATTATTTCATACCTTGAAACCCATAATGTGAAAGCTGAGGTGCTTAAAAGTGAATAA